From Alloacidobacterium dinghuense:
GGTGGGCCGTCTTCGCTTTCGGGGAAAATATGGTCGGGCTGGCCGAAGCTTTCGTAAGCGCTGGAGGCCTCGTTGCCGAGGACGCCGGGGATGAGTCGCATGGTGGCGTCGAGAACGATGGCGGCGGCGAGTTCGCCTCCGGAGAGGACGTAGTCGCCAATCGAAAGTTCACGGTCGCAGAAGAGTTCGTTCACGCGTTCGTCGACGCCTTCGTAGCGTCCGCAGATGAGGGCTACGCGGTCGAGCGTTGCGAGTTCGCGGGCGGTGGATTGAGTGAAACGCGCGCCTTGCGCGGAGAGCAGGATGATGGTTTCGCTTTGCAGGTTGCGGTCTGTTTTTGGGGCGACGTTCAGGGATTCGATGGCTTCCGCCAGCGGTTCGGGCTTGAGGACCATGCCTTCGCCTCCGCCGAAAGGGCGATCGTCGACGGTGCGGTGGCGGTCATGGGCGAAGTCGCGGAGGTTGTGGGTATGGACGGTCAGCAGCTTCGAGGCGAGGGCTCGTTTGAGCACACCGTGGGCGAGGATGCTCGAGAAGAAGTCGGGGAAGATGGTGATGATGTCGAACTGCATTAATGTGGGGCGCTTTGCGCCATCTTTAAAGATAAGATAAAGCAGATCCTTCGCTGCGCTCAGGATGACACCCTATTTAGTTGTATCGTCGTTAGGTGTGCCATCGTTTATGGTGAGGAGCCCATCAGGGAGGGACATTTCTATGCGCTTTTGTTCGATGTCGACTTTGCGCAGGTAGGCTTTTGCGAAGGGGATGAGTAACTCCTCTTTTTTCCCGGTCTCGACTACGAGCAGCGGCGTGCTGCTGGTTTCGCGGTCGACGGCGGTGATGGGGCCTATGTCTCTGGCGCCGGATGGGCCGACATCTATGATGTGGCAGCCGATCAGGTCGTCGATGTATATGGAGTCGTCTTCGAGCGGTGCGCGCTGATCGCGAGGGATGGCTACGTCGAGATTGCGCAAGGATTCGGCGTCGGAGATCGAGTCGATTCCGGCGAATTTGAGAACGACGCGGCCTTTGTGCAGCCAGTGCTCTTCAAGCTCGATGGGGCGCGATGATTTTCCATCGGGTGAGAGCAGAAAAAGATGGCGGCGTTCGGCGAAGCGCTCTGGGAAGTCGGTAAGGATGTCGGCGATGAGTTCGCCCTCCCGGCCCTGGGGGCGGACGAGGTGGGCAACGAGCACCCATGACTGTTCACTGGTCATTGGAAGCGATTGTACTGGCAGTGTCCCTTAGTCATCCTAGCCCGGAGGAAAAGGTAACTTCTGATTGGTTACCCAGGGAGAAAGACAGGCAAAGAGCCGCTTTCTTTACGCAAATCTATTCTTAGACGGTTT
This genomic window contains:
- the trmD gene encoding tRNA (guanosine(37)-N1)-methyltransferase TrmD, translated to MQFDIITIFPDFFSSILAHGVLKRALASKLLTVHTHNLRDFAHDRHRTVDDRPFGGGEGMVLKPEPLAEAIESLNVAPKTDRNLQSETIILLSAQGARFTQSTARELATLDRVALICGRYEGVDERVNELFCDRELSIGDYVLSGGELAAAIVLDATMRLIPGVLGNEASSAYESFGQPDHIFPESEDGPPRSTHGSGGLLDYPHYTRPAEFRGLAIPEVLSGGNHDQIRRWRRERALEKTWRNRPDLLENADLTREDRAFLTALNQQKS
- the rimM gene encoding ribosome maturation factor RimM (Essential for efficient processing of 16S rRNA), with protein sequence MTSEQSWVLVAHLVRPQGREGELIADILTDFPERFAERRHLFLLSPDGKSSRPIELEEHWLHKGRVVLKFAGIDSISDAESLRNLDVAIPRDQRAPLEDDSIYIDDLIGCHIIDVGPSGARDIGPITAVDRETSSTPLLVVETGKKEELLIPFAKAYLRKVDIEQKRIEMSLPDGLLTINDGTPNDDTTK